The genomic segment CCCGGCTTCGCCAGCAGGGCGTTGACCAGGGAGCTCTTGCCTCGATTGGTCTCGCCGACCACCACGACCGACGGCTTCGCGGTCCGCGCACCACGCTGGTCCTCGACCGACTTCGCCGCCTGCGGGTCGAGGTCACGCAAGAGCGCCAGCAGCGACTCACGTGCTTTCTTCACCTGCGCGGGCAGGCTGGGCTTACCGAGGGAAGGTGCCGTGCTCACGAGGCGGAACCCTATCGCGGTGTCACCCGATCCAGTGGCTCACTCGGCGGTCGGCGCACACCGGTCACCGGGCCGTCGCCGACGCGTCGACGACGGTTCGGCCGCGCGTCACCGACGGGTGTAGACCGTCACGATCGGCGCCCGCAGCAGCCGGTCGTGGTCCACGAATCCCACCAGCTCGGTCTCGGCGACGGTGCCTTCGAGAGAGACGTCGTCGGTCGGCACCGCTCCCCCCGCCTCGTGCAGCGACGGGTCGAAACGCTGGCCGTCGGGCCGCATCGCGTGCACCCCGATACCGGCGAGCCCCTGCTCGATACGCTCCGCGACCCCACCGCTGCGGGCCCGGTCCATCGCGTACAAGCACAGCTGGATCAGCGCGTGACGATCAGCGAGTGCCCGCTCGTGATCGATCGGTGCGGCTACTCCCACGGGTTCCACGCCCGGTTCCGACGCACGCGGCCGCGGTGCGGTTCCCCCGTCGTCGACAGTCACGCCATCGGAGCAACTCGGTCCGAGCCGCCCGGTGGGGGTGTCCTCGTCGAGCGCACTCGTGATCTCGCGGGCGCCACCGCCCTCGGCCGTCGTCGTGCTCACCGGTTGTCTCCCGACGCCCTCAGTTGCTGCCAGATGAGGAAGTATGCCCGGTGGACGACGTGGGCCACACGGCTCTGCGCCGGAGTCGCGCCGAACGAGGCGAACGACCGCCACCAGCCCGCGCGTTCCAGCGCGTACGTCGCGAGCTCCGCCTGGGACCCGCCGGACTTGCCGAGCTGCGCCGCGACGTCGGCGTTGCTGCCCACGCGCAGCACCTCCTCCGTCAGGTCCTCCGGCATCTCCACCGCGCCCGACGCCACGAGGGTCAACGCCTCCAGCACCCGCAGCTGGTGTGCCTCCGGCTTCGCGAGCAGGACCTCGATCGCGTCGTGCACGCGCTGCCGCTCGGCGGCGTTGCCCGACGCGTGGGCCAGGGCCGTGACCGACGCCAGCGCCGCCGCGGCCTTGATGCCGTCGGCCCGCGCGGCGAACACCGTGTTCAACCGCGCGCGCACGGCCGCGAGCCCGGAGGCGTCGAGCAGCAGCCGGCGCAACGCGCCCGCCGTGATGTCGGGCTGCTCGCGCACCGCCTCGACCGCGCACCGGATGCCGAAGAGGTCGAGCTTCTCCAGCAGCCGCGCCCGCACACCGGCGGGGACGTCGCACTCCCAGCTCGTGAACATGTCGGCCGACAGCAGCATGACCTCGAGCGAGTCGTCGTCGAGCTCGGCGACCTGCCGCAGGGCGTCGGCGTCGGACGACGTGAACTGCCCCGACTCCGCCGACTCGGCGATGAGCCCGATCACCGGCAGCACGTCCGCCACCCTGGGCTTGAGCAGGTCGGCCTGCTTGCGCGCCAACAGCGTCGCGGCGCGCCAGGTGTCCCCGTCGGCGCCCTCCACCGTCTCCGCGACGATCGTGTCGGCCTTGTTCAGCACCGCGATCGCGTTGACCGGGCCCGCCTCGCGGCTCGCGGTGGCGGCGGTGAACGCCGCGAGCGCCTGCTCGTCGTCGGCCCGCAAGCCCTGCGTCATCACGTAGAGCACGGCCTCCGCGCCCGCCACGGCGTTGCGCGACGTCTCGTCGAGCTCGTCACTGTCCGCGTCGCCGTCCGACCAGTCCTCCCCGTCGGCGTCCTCGGCGCCCTCCGTGCGCGCCGCGCTCAGGAGGTGTTCGGTCCGAGCGACCGACGCGGCGTCGAGCGACCCGAGCCCCGGGGTGTCGATCACGGTCATGTGCTGCAACGCCGCGTTGGTCAGGTAGGCCTCGATGTGCGAGACCGTGTCGATGTCGACGCCCAACTCCGCCGGGATGGAACCGTCGGGCGCGAACGGCAGCACCTGCTTGCGGCCGTCCTTGAACACCACCTCGATCCGGTCGACCGTGCCGTACTGGAAGCGGGTGACCAGGCGCGTGCACTCGCCGATGTCGGTGGGCGCGACACGTCTGCCGATCAACGCGTTCACCAGCGTGGACTTGCCCGACTTGATCCGCCCGGCCACCGCCACCTGCAGCGGCGCCCCGAGCCGTCGCAACACCTGGGCGAACCCGGCCGCGGTGCGCGGCGACACCTGCGGCTGCAGCCGCCGGCACAGGTTCGCCACCGACGCCGACAGCGGCCCCACCGGCCCCGCGAGCCTGCCGCCCTGCTCTGTCGTGCTCACTGTTGCCCCCTGCGTCACGGGAGGCATCCTCCCACGCGGGGCGAGGGTCAACGGTACGGCGCGGGGTCCGTGGTGAGTGGATCACGGCCCGCCTGGAACACCTCGGCGTAGTAGCGGCCGAAGTCCGGCCTGCTGCCGTCGACGTCGGTCAGGTCGTAGGTGCGGGCGAGCGTCCACGACGCCACGGTCCGCCCGGCGAACCGCGACACGTCGGGGTCCGCGGCCAACGCCGCGACCCCGCGCGCCAGGTAGTACGGGGTCTCCGACACGGCGAACTCAGGCCGCTCGTCGGTGACCGCCTCCCGCCAGGTCTCCTCGGTGACGCCGAAGAGGTCGAGCATCGCCTCCGAGCGCAGGAACCCGGGCGTCACCGCGAGCGCCGTGCCAC from the Saccharomonospora azurea NA-128 genome contains:
- the grpE gene encoding nucleotide exchange factor GrpE encodes the protein MSTTTAEGGGAREITSALDEDTPTGRLGPSCSDGVTVDDGGTAPRPRASEPGVEPVGVAAPIDHERALADRHALIQLCLYAMDRARSGGVAERIEQGLAGIGVHAMRPDGQRFDPSLHEAGGAVPTDDVSLEGTVAETELVGFVDHDRLLRAPIVTVYTRR
- a CDS encoding dynamin family protein, encoding MPPVTQGATVSTTEQGGRLAGPVGPLSASVANLCRRLQPQVSPRTAAGFAQVLRRLGAPLQVAVAGRIKSGKSTLVNALIGRRVAPTDIGECTRLVTRFQYGTVDRIEVVFKDGRKQVLPFAPDGSIPAELGVDIDTVSHIEAYLTNAALQHMTVIDTPGLGSLDAASVARTEHLLSAARTEGAEDADGEDWSDGDADSDELDETSRNAVAGAEAVLYVMTQGLRADDEQALAAFTAATASREAGPVNAIAVLNKADTIVAETVEGADGDTWRAATLLARKQADLLKPRVADVLPVIGLIAESAESGQFTSSDADALRQVAELDDDSLEVMLLSADMFTSWECDVPAGVRARLLEKLDLFGIRCAVEAVREQPDITAGALRRLLLDASGLAAVRARLNTVFAARADGIKAAAALASVTALAHASGNAAERQRVHDAIEVLLAKPEAHQLRVLEALTLVASGAVEMPEDLTEEVLRVGSNADVAAQLGKSGGSQAELATYALERAGWWRSFASFGATPAQSRVAHVVHRAYFLIWQQLRASGDNR